The following nucleotide sequence is from Paenibacillus andongensis.
GCTTCAAGATCTAGCATTAACAACACCCGAAAATTTAAGTAATAACGTGATGTCACGGCCTCTTATGCAAGAATTTCTATTTCCTGTGCTCGCTACTGTGTTAGGACCAGGGGAGATTGCTTATTGGTCGCTGACGAAGCATGCTTTTGAACTGTTTGGCATGAAAATGCCGATCATAGCTCCGCGCATGGAATTTACTTTGATCGAGGGGACAGTTCTGAAGCAAATGAACAAATACGGTTTTACATTTGAGGATGTTCTTGAGCGCTTTGAGCACAAGAAGCAAGAATGGCTGGATGCGCAAGATACCTTGCAATTGAATGAGCGCTTCGAAGCCGTAAAATCCGATTTCAGTGTGAACTACGCTCCGCTTGTGGAATCTCTTGCCGCGATCAACCCCGGGGTTAAAAAGCTTGGAGAAACGAATTTAGCGAAAATTCTGGAGCAAATCGATTTTTTACGTAATAAAGCAGGAGAAGCCTATAAGACACAATTCGATGCGGCGTTGCGACAATTAGAACGCATAAGACTAACGATATTACCGTTCGCCAAGCCTCAAGAAAGAGTGTATAATGGGTGTGCTTATATGAATCGGTATGGGAATGAATGGCTTCGAGATTTAGTTGAGACGCCCATTCCTGTGGATGGTTTGCATCGTATTTATTATTTATAGGAGGAAATGAACATGACAACTGTAGAAAAGAGTATTGTGGCTGATATAACACTAGCACCTGAAGGTCATTTGAAAATTGATTGGGTCCAGGCGCATATGCCTGTTTTGAATCGTATTCGTGAGCAATTTGAAAAAGAGCAGCCTTTTAAAGGATTGAAAGTGGCGATTTCCTTGCATTTAGAAGCGAAAACAGCCTATTTAGCCAAAGTAGTAAAAGCCGGTGGAGCTGAAGTAACGATTACGGGCAGCAATCCGCTATCTACGCAAGATGACGTTTGTGCGGCGCTTGTTGAAGATGGGATTACCGTTTTTGCGAAATACAATCCGAGTCCGGAAGAATACAAAGAGCTATTAATTAAAGCACTCGAAACGAAGCCTGACCTGATCATTGATGATGGCGGCGATTTGGTTTCTATCCTGCATTCCGAACGTAAAGATTTGGCTGTACAAGTTCGCGGCGGAGCTGAAGAAACAACAACAGGTATTCTTCGTTTGAAAGCGATGGAGAAAGAAGGCAAGCTTGAATTCCCGATGGTTGCAGTTAATGATGCTTTCTGTAAATACTTGTTCGACAATCGTTATGGAACGGGTCAATCTGTTTGGGATGGCATCAACCGTACAACCAACTTGGTTGTAGCAGGTAAAACGGTTGTTGTTGTCGGTTATGGCTGGTGTGGTAAAGGTGTGGCTATGCGTGCTAAAGGTTTGGGCGCGAATGTCATTGTAACAGAAATTGATGCCATTAAAGGTGTTGAAGCCTACATGGATGGCTTCACTGTAATGCCAATGCTGGAAGCAGCCAAACTGGGTGATTTCTTCGTGACAGTTACGGGTAATCGTGACGTGATTCGTGGAGAGCACTACAAAGTAATGAAAGATGGTGCGATTCTTTCGAATGCTGGCCACTTTGATGTTGAAGTAAACAAACCGGAACTTGAAGCAATGTCTTCTTCAAAGCGTACAGTAAGACGCAATATTGAAGAGTACCAACTAACAGACGGTCGCAAAGTATACATACTTGCTGAGGGACGTTTGGTTAACCTAGCTGCTGGCGATGGTCATCCGGCTGAAATTATGGATATGACATTTGCGCTGCAAGCTATGTCCCTGAAATATGTAAATGATGAGTACAAGAAATTAGGCAAAACCGTTGTCAATGTACCTTATGTGCTGGATGAGCAAGTTGCCAGGTTCAAATTGGAATCCCTGGGAACTAGCATCGACTCATTGACAGAAGAGCAGAAGATGTATCTGGACAGCTGGGCGGAGCATTAAGAGGTAGGGGAACTTTAAGGTTTCTTGTTGAGCATGCAAGAGCTTTGAGAACATAGTTTTGAAGAGCTTGGAGAGAATTCAGAACTTTTAGAACCTTTCAGACCACTATTTGGGTGGGTTGGAAGGTTCTTTGTTTTGTATAGGAAATTATGCATGATACGGATCTGTGGATAAGTGTTTAGAATGGAAATGGGAGAGAGGAAGAAGATGGGTGA
It contains:
- a CDS encoding adenosylhomocysteinase, encoding MTTVEKSIVADITLAPEGHLKIDWVQAHMPVLNRIREQFEKEQPFKGLKVAISLHLEAKTAYLAKVVKAGGAEVTITGSNPLSTQDDVCAALVEDGITVFAKYNPSPEEYKELLIKALETKPDLIIDDGGDLVSILHSERKDLAVQVRGGAEETTTGILRLKAMEKEGKLEFPMVAVNDAFCKYLFDNRYGTGQSVWDGINRTTNLVVAGKTVVVVGYGWCGKGVAMRAKGLGANVIVTEIDAIKGVEAYMDGFTVMPMLEAAKLGDFFVTVTGNRDVIRGEHYKVMKDGAILSNAGHFDVEVNKPELEAMSSSKRTVRRNIEEYQLTDGRKVYILAEGRLVNLAAGDGHPAEIMDMTFALQAMSLKYVNDEYKKLGKTVVNVPYVLDEQVARFKLESLGTSIDSLTEEQKMYLDSWAEH